In one Pirellulales bacterium genomic region, the following are encoded:
- a CDS encoding Gldg family protein, producing the protein MNPAVIRAVFKRNFIAYFVSPAGYVFLCVFAALTAFATFVPNEFFNANLANLDQLNRYLPYILLVFIPAITMSIWAEERRQGTDELLLTIPASDLDVVLGKYLAAVAVYTVALIFSLTNVVCLSLLGSPDLGLLFANYVGYWIVGLAMLAIGMVASFLTGNLTVGFIMGAVFNAPLVFAEQADAILPLEWARSIQRLSIAEQFRDFGRGVISFSAVVYFLLIVVVMLYVSMVLIGRRHWWGGRLGRSLLGHYVTRALALFVLLAASTIVLARYDRRVDVTTEKLSSLAPQTIELLEKLDVKRPVRIDAYVSPVVPESYVQTRLNLLNVLREFQAIAGDKVVVRVHETESLSPQEDEADKKFGIKGQQVASRIRGTMNIDEIFMGVAFTSGLDKVVVPFIDRGVPVEYELVRSIATVSQQSRKKVGILNTDAKLYGSFNMQTMNQTQNELIVTELEKQYEVVQVNADAPITEKYDVLLAVQPSSLTQEQMNNFLAAVMSGQPTAVFEDPFPYLDPNVPGTSAERRPQGGMMGMQQPPQPKGDITPLWQSLGINFNGAQVVWQDYNPYPKIGQFPPEFVFVDKGQDPTSTAAPFNDDSPISSKLQQVLFLFPGSIQELNASGLKVTPLVVTGTNTGRVQANEILQQSFLGGGGLNEDRAMVPTHKSYLLGAYITGKPGPAGGAAKMSDEGLQLAQAEQPAAETPAVESPATEAPPAAAPPAVPATPPAGEVPAAPAAPAAPAELNVVVVADIDVLYSAFFALRARGEEEDAEVNLTLDNVSFVLNVLDVLAKDERFVEIRKRRPTYRTLTRFEAITAAARDYATAQRKKFADDFDTAKNKEQEVFDRKIKELEGRTDIDPQQKVIEMQLARDVGQRRLDAAFERLKNERERREKQIDRDKTASIQGDQNRVKILAVATAPIMPLLLAGIVMFNLRARERQTTTKERLRG; encoded by the coding sequence ATGAATCCAGCCGTCATCCGGGCCGTCTTCAAACGGAATTTCATCGCCTACTTCGTCAGCCCCGCGGGCTACGTGTTCTTGTGCGTGTTCGCGGCGTTAACGGCCTTTGCGACGTTCGTGCCCAACGAGTTTTTCAACGCCAACCTGGCCAACCTGGACCAGCTGAACCGGTACTTGCCCTACATTCTGCTGGTGTTCATTCCCGCCATTACGATGAGCATCTGGGCCGAGGAGCGGCGTCAAGGCACCGATGAGCTGCTGCTGACGATCCCTGCGAGCGACCTCGATGTGGTGCTGGGCAAGTACCTGGCCGCCGTCGCCGTCTATACCGTGGCGTTGATCTTCTCGCTGACCAACGTGGTCTGCCTGAGCCTGCTGGGTTCGCCCGACTTGGGGTTGCTGTTCGCCAATTACGTCGGCTACTGGATCGTCGGCCTGGCGATGCTGGCCATCGGCATGGTCGCCTCGTTTCTGACCGGCAACCTGACCGTCGGGTTCATCATGGGTGCGGTGTTCAACGCCCCCTTGGTGTTCGCCGAGCAGGCCGACGCCATCTTGCCCTTGGAATGGGCCCGCTCGATTCAGCGCCTGAGCATCGCCGAACAGTTTCGCGACTTTGGTCGCGGCGTGATCAGCTTTTCGGCAGTGGTGTACTTCCTGCTGATCGTCGTGGTCATGCTCTACGTCTCGATGGTGCTGATCGGCCGGCGCCACTGGTGGGGCGGCCGGCTGGGGCGTTCGCTGTTGGGCCACTATGTGACCCGTGCCCTGGCCCTGTTCGTGCTGTTGGCTGCCTCGACGATCGTGCTGGCCCGGTACGATCGCCGCGTCGACGTGACCACGGAAAAGCTCAGCTCGCTCGCGCCCCAGACGATCGAGCTGCTCGAAAAGCTCGACGTCAAACGGCCCGTGCGGATCGACGCCTATGTCAGCCCGGTCGTGCCCGAGTCGTACGTCCAGACGCGATTGAACCTGCTCAACGTGTTGCGCGAGTTCCAGGCCATCGCCGGCGACAAGGTGGTCGTGCGGGTGCACGAGACCGAATCGCTCAGCCCCCAGGAAGACGAAGCCGACAAGAAGTTCGGCATCAAGGGTCAGCAAGTTGCCTCGCGGATCCGCGGCACGATGAACATCGACGAGATCTTCATGGGCGTGGCGTTCACCTCGGGTTTGGACAAGGTCGTGGTGCCGTTCATCGATCGCGGGGTGCCGGTCGAATACGAACTGGTCCGTTCGATCGCCACGGTCAGTCAGCAGTCGCGCAAGAAGGTGGGCATACTCAACACCGATGCCAAGCTGTACGGCAGCTTCAACATGCAGACGATGAATCAGACGCAAAACGAGCTGATCGTCACCGAGCTGGAGAAACAGTACGAAGTCGTGCAGGTCAACGCCGATGCGCCGATCACCGAAAAGTACGACGTGTTGCTGGCCGTGCAGCCCTCGTCGCTGACGCAGGAGCAGATGAACAATTTCCTGGCGGCCGTGATGAGCGGACAACCGACGGCCGTCTTCGAGGATCCGTTCCCGTACCTCGACCCGAACGTGCCGGGCACCTCCGCGGAGCGCCGCCCGCAAGGCGGGATGATGGGTATGCAGCAGCCCCCGCAGCCCAAGGGCGACATCACCCCCTTGTGGCAATCGCTGGGTATCAATTTCAACGGCGCTCAGGTCGTCTGGCAGGACTACAACCCTTACCCGAAGATCGGCCAGTTTCCGCCCGAGTTCGTGTTTGTCGACAAGGGGCAAGATCCCACGTCGACCGCCGCCCCGTTCAACGACGACAGCCCGATCAGCTCGAAACTGCAGCAGGTCCTGTTTCTGTTTCCCGGTTCGATTCAGGAGCTCAACGCCTCGGGCCTGAAGGTCACGCCGCTGGTGGTCACCGGAACGAACACGGGCCGGGTGCAAGCCAACGAGATTCTGCAGCAGAGCTTCCTCGGTGGCGGCGGGCTCAATGAAGACCGCGCCATGGTTCCCACGCACAAGAGTTACCTGCTGGGCGCTTACATCACGGGTAAGCCGGGCCCTGCCGGCGGCGCGGCCAAGATGTCGGACGAAGGGCTGCAATTGGCCCAGGCCGAGCAGCCGGCTGCAGAAACGCCGGCTGTAGAATCGCCGGCCACGGAAGCGCCCCCGGCAGCGGCCCCGCCTGCAGTTCCTGCGACTCCTCCGGCCGGAGAAGTGCCGGCTGCTCCTGCCGCGCCTGCCGCGCCGGCTGAGCTGAACGTGGTGGTCGTGGCCGACATCGACGTGTTGTACTCGGCTTTCTTCGCCCTGCGTGCCCGCGGGGAAGAAGAGGACGCCGAAGTCAACCTGACGCTCGATAACGTGAGCTTCGTGCTCAACGTGCTCGACGTGCTGGCCAAGGACGAGCGATTTGTCGAGATCCGCAAGCGGAGGCCGACCTATCGCACGCTCACGCGGTTCGAGGCCATCACGGCCGCGGCGCGCGACTATGCGACGGCCCAGCGCAAGAAGTTCGCCGACGATTTCGACACGGCGAAGAACAAAGAGCAGGAAGTGTTCGATCGCAAGATCAAGGAACTCGAGGGCCGTACGGACATCGATCCGCAGCAGAAGGTGATCGAGATGCAATTGGCCCGCGACGTGGGCCAGCGGCGGCTCGACGCGGCGTTTGAGCGGCTGAAGAACGAACGCGAGCGGCGCGAGAAGCAGATTGACCGCGATAAGACCGCTTCGATCCAGGGCGACCAGAACCGCGTCAAGATCCTGGCCGTGGCCACCGCGCCGATCATGCCGCTGCTGCTGGCCGGCATCGTGATGTTTAATCTCCGGGCGCGCGAGCGCCAGACGACCACCAAGGAACGACTCCGCGGCTAG
- a CDS encoding DUF4340 domain-containing protein — translation MNETTKTLTFVGIALLGALLAYASRPASVADAAKADDASSEFFAEFKDPLAAKSLEIIEWDEAKAEPKQFRVAQVNGRWAIPSKLNYPADADRQLAEAAASVIDLKKLGMVSEERADHEMYGVVDPMDSKAGMTGIGKKVILEDAGGKKLAQLIIGLPVKDKPDLRYVRLPSQDAVYVAKLSPEKLTTRFQDWIEPDLLKLNSWDITEVKYDNYSIDEVNRRIVEGDKLALTYNDKDAKWNMEGLAPNEELNAQKLNDMKVALDDLKIVDVRRKPAGLGRDLRTSEGLTIDEETFLSLASRGYIISQGQLYSNEGEVVVELKDGVTYVLRFGEIAADTEEAKPDEGAEQPAEGEQPKGSNRYLFVTAQFDKSAIPAPELQPVPGAPAEPAAPPTAEGQPAAENKEGEKQAGEPAEPQQAERQKIEQENKRKQDEYDSKVKKGEEQVQTLNNRFADWYYVISDDVYRKIKLTRADVVQPKKPADGTAPAGTDAAPPTTEGGLDEFNEIKDQGLGTPEN, via the coding sequence ATGAACGAAACCACGAAGACTCTGACCTTTGTCGGGATTGCCCTGCTGGGCGCCCTGTTGGCCTATGCCAGCCGTCCGGCGAGCGTGGCCGACGCCGCCAAGGCGGACGACGCGAGCAGCGAGTTCTTTGCCGAATTCAAGGACCCGCTCGCCGCTAAGTCGCTCGAGATCATCGAGTGGGACGAGGCCAAGGCCGAACCCAAGCAGTTTCGCGTGGCCCAGGTGAACGGCCGCTGGGCGATCCCCTCGAAGCTCAACTACCCGGCCGACGCCGATCGCCAGTTGGCCGAGGCCGCGGCCAGCGTGATCGACCTCAAAAAGCTGGGCATGGTGAGCGAAGAACGGGCCGATCACGAGATGTACGGCGTCGTCGATCCGATGGACAGCAAGGCGGGCATGACCGGCATCGGCAAGAAAGTCATCCTGGAAGACGCCGGCGGCAAGAAGCTCGCGCAACTGATCATCGGTTTGCCCGTCAAGGACAAGCCCGACCTGCGTTACGTGCGTTTGCCCTCGCAAGACGCCGTGTACGTAGCGAAGCTCTCGCCCGAAAAGCTCACGACGAGGTTTCAGGATTGGATCGAGCCCGATCTGCTGAAGCTCAACAGCTGGGACATCACGGAGGTCAAGTACGACAACTACTCGATCGACGAGGTCAACCGGCGGATCGTTGAGGGCGACAAGCTGGCGCTCACCTACAACGACAAGGACGCCAAGTGGAACATGGAGGGGCTGGCCCCGAACGAAGAGCTCAACGCGCAGAAGCTCAACGACATGAAAGTGGCGCTCGACGATCTGAAAATTGTCGACGTGCGCCGTAAGCCGGCCGGGCTGGGTCGCGATCTGCGCACCTCCGAAGGGCTGACCATTGACGAAGAAACGTTCCTGTCGTTGGCCAGCCGTGGCTACATCATCTCGCAAGGGCAGCTCTACTCCAACGAGGGCGAAGTCGTCGTCGAGCTCAAGGACGGCGTGACGTACGTCTTGCGGTTCGGTGAAATCGCCGCCGACACCGAAGAGGCGAAGCCCGACGAGGGTGCCGAGCAGCCGGCCGAAGGCGAACAGCCCAAGGGCTCGAATCGATACCTGTTCGTCACGGCGCAATTCGACAAGAGCGCGATTCCTGCGCCCGAGCTGCAGCCGGTGCCGGGCGCTCCCGCCGAACCCGCTGCGCCGCCCACCGCGGAGGGCCAACCGGCCGCCGAGAACAAGGAGGGCGAGAAACAGGCAGGCGAGCCGGCCGAGCCGCAGCAGGCCGAACGCCAAAAAATCGAACAGGAAAACAAGCGCAAACAGGACGAGTACGACAGCAAGGTCAAGAAGGGTGAAGAACAGGTCCAGACGCTCAACAACCGCTTCGCCGACTGGTATTACGTCATCTCGGATGACGTTTATCGCAAGATCAAGCTGACCCGTGCCGACGTGGTGCAACCGAAGAAGCCAGCCGATGGCACGGCACCTGCCGGCACCGACGCGGCGCCGCCCACGACCGAGGGTGGGCTCGACGAGTTCAACGAGATCAAGGATCAGGGGCTCGGCACGCCGGAGAATTGA
- the nadB gene encoding L-aspartate oxidase, whose translation MSELTPRYLVPFHPKRVPHHFADVLIIGGGLAGFRAALAVDPRLSVLVITKQSVTQSNSSYAQGGIASVLDKDDRFENHVADTLTAGGSLCDRRVVEQVVREAPAQIRELIGWGVHFDEEAGALALGREGGHSHSRIVHALGDATGREVMRAIVDRVEAAANIQAWPDTFTIDLLTHDGAVRGALVWNGMHGKTLVWAKQTVLCTGGAGQLYRETTNPAVATADGHAIAYRAGAELRDMEFMQFHPTVLYIAGASRTLITEAIRGEGAHLVDRAGHRFMPDYDARLELAPRDVVSQAIVAQMEKTRHPNVYLDLTHLDPQRVRSRFPGIAADCARFDLDITRDWIPVRPGAHYMIGGVTVDLAGRTTLPALWAAGEVTSTGLHGANRLASNSLLEGLVYGQLAGRGASDAALREADDFRAIPLDNAVLPERAELPDLADIRNSLRSIMWRNVGIRRDARSLIEAREAVDHWCGYVLPRQFAQSDGWELQNMLTVARIMIRAALAREESRGVHLRLDFPQLDEQQFCRHLCFGRTSDVEA comes from the coding sequence ATGTCCGAACTGACTCCGCGTTACCTGGTACCGTTTCATCCGAAACGGGTGCCGCATCATTTCGCCGATGTGTTGATCATCGGCGGCGGGCTGGCGGGTTTTCGCGCGGCGCTGGCCGTCGATCCGCGGTTGTCGGTGCTGGTGATCACCAAGCAGAGCGTCACGCAATCGAACAGCAGCTATGCCCAGGGGGGCATCGCCAGCGTGCTCGACAAGGACGACCGGTTCGAAAACCACGTGGCCGACACGCTGACCGCCGGCGGCAGCTTGTGCGATCGCCGGGTGGTCGAACAGGTCGTGCGCGAGGCGCCCGCGCAGATTCGCGAACTGATCGGCTGGGGAGTGCACTTCGACGAAGAAGCCGGCGCGCTGGCCCTCGGCCGCGAAGGCGGGCACAGCCACAGCCGGATCGTCCACGCGCTGGGCGACGCGACGGGCCGCGAAGTGATGCGCGCGATCGTCGATCGCGTCGAAGCGGCTGCGAACATTCAGGCCTGGCCCGATACGTTCACGATCGATCTGCTAACGCACGACGGCGCGGTCCGCGGCGCCTTGGTCTGGAACGGCATGCACGGCAAGACGCTCGTCTGGGCCAAGCAGACCGTGTTGTGCACGGGCGGCGCCGGTCAGCTCTATCGCGAGACGACCAATCCGGCCGTGGCCACGGCCGACGGCCACGCGATCGCCTATCGCGCGGGGGCCGAGCTGCGCGACATGGAATTCATGCAGTTTCATCCCACCGTGCTGTATATCGCCGGCGCCAGCCGCACGTTGATCACCGAGGCAATCCGCGGCGAGGGAGCGCACCTGGTCGACCGGGCGGGCCATCGCTTTATGCCCGACTACGACGCCCGGCTCGAACTGGCCCCGCGCGACGTCGTCAGCCAGGCGATCGTGGCGCAGATGGAAAAGACGCGGCATCCGAACGTCTATCTCGATCTCACGCACCTCGATCCGCAACGCGTGCGCAGCCGGTTCCCGGGCATCGCGGCAGATTGCGCGCGGTTCGATCTGGATATCACCCGCGATTGGATTCCTGTGCGCCCCGGGGCTCATTACATGATCGGCGGCGTCACGGTCGACTTGGCGGGCCGCACGACGCTACCGGCGCTGTGGGCGGCCGGCGAAGTCACCTCGACCGGATTGCACGGCGCCAATCGCCTGGCTTCGAACAGCCTGCTCGAAGGTCTGGTCTACGGTCAACTGGCCGGCCGCGGCGCTTCGGATGCCGCGCTCCGCGAGGCCGACGATTTCCGCGCGATCCCGCTCGACAATGCCGTGCTGCCCGAGCGAGCCGAGCTGCCCGACCTGGCCGACATTCGCAACTCGCTCAGGAGTATCATGTGGCGCAACGTGGGCATCCGCCGGGATGCCCGCAGCCTGATCGAGGCCCGCGAGGCGGTCGATCACTGGTGCGGCTATGTGTTGCCGCGCCAATTCGCCCAGAGTGACGGCTGGGAGCTGCAAAACATGCTGACCGTGGCGCGAATCATGATTCGCGCGGCCCTGGCTCGTGAGGAAAGCCGGGGCGTGCATCTGCGGCTCGACTTCCCGCAGCTCGACGAGCAGCAGTTTTGCCGGCACCTGTGCTTTGGCCGCACGAGCGACGTCGAAGCCTAA
- a CDS encoding DinB family protein, whose translation MITIAEPKPPTNTAELRQSLTELDRQVTDLWNRIGPEIFFAFPADGGWSPAQNLSHLALSTNIVTVSLRLPRLLPRIVFGLAKAPPRSYEQIRDKYKSVLNRGAGAGPFTPRKGTAPKDPVAERARRIARWTSVVPPLVTEIDRWPDADLDRYRLLHPLIGRLSMREMLSFTLYHLYRHSDIVARRMSG comes from the coding sequence ATGATCACGATTGCCGAACCCAAGCCGCCGACCAATACCGCCGAATTGCGCCAGTCGCTCACAGAGCTCGATCGCCAGGTAACCGACCTCTGGAACCGCATCGGGCCGGAGATATTCTTTGCCTTCCCGGCAGATGGGGGCTGGTCGCCTGCCCAGAACCTGTCGCATTTGGCCCTCAGTACCAACATTGTGACCGTGTCCTTGAGGTTGCCTCGGCTGCTCCCCCGAATCGTGTTCGGCCTGGCGAAGGCACCCCCACGTAGCTACGAACAAATTCGCGACAAGTACAAGTCGGTATTGAATCGGGGAGCCGGAGCAGGTCCGTTCACTCCGAGGAAGGGCACGGCTCCGAAAGACCCCGTTGCGGAGCGCGCACGACGAATCGCGCGCTGGACCAGCGTGGTGCCGCCGCTGGTTACGGAAATCGATCGTTGGCCAGATGCCGACTTGGACCGCTATCGACTGTTGCATCCGCTTATCGGCCGGTTGAGCATGCGTGAGATGCTCTCGTTTACGCTCTATCATCTTTACCGTCACTCGGACATCGTCGCCCGACGCATGTCAGGGTAA
- a CDS encoding ABC transporter ATP-binding protein has translation MIEADGLSKYYGDFVAVEDVSFKIRQGEVVAFLGPNGAGKSTTMKLLTGYLSPSTGTARIAGHDMASDRLAGAQRLGYLPENGPLYPDMTPRDLLQFFAEARGLSGGAARQRMDEVIDLCALGSVLNKQIGKLSKGFRQRVGMAQVLLHEPDVLILDEPTAGLDPNQIREVRDTIRRLGETKTILLSTHILQEVEAMASRVLFIARGRIRFDGTTSELTASGTRLEEQFYALSEGGKE, from the coding sequence ATGATCGAGGCCGACGGGCTCTCGAAGTACTACGGCGATTTCGTCGCCGTGGAAGACGTGTCGTTCAAGATCCGCCAAGGCGAGGTCGTCGCCTTCCTGGGGCCCAACGGCGCCGGCAAGAGCACCACGATGAAGTTGCTGACCGGTTACCTGTCGCCTTCGACGGGTACGGCGCGAATTGCCGGCCACGACATGGCCAGCGACCGGCTGGCCGGCGCGCAGCGGTTGGGCTATCTGCCCGAAAACGGGCCGCTGTACCCCGACATGACGCCGCGCGACCTACTGCAATTTTTTGCCGAAGCGCGCGGCCTGAGCGGCGGTGCGGCGCGGCAGCGCATGGATGAGGTGATCGACTTGTGCGCGCTGGGCAGCGTGCTCAACAAGCAAATCGGCAAGCTGTCGAAAGGCTTTCGCCAGCGCGTGGGCATGGCACAAGTGCTGCTGCACGAACCCGACGTGTTGATCCTCGACGAGCCGACGGCCGGCCTCGACCCCAACCAGATTCGCGAGGTGCGCGACACGATCCGCCGCCTCGGCGAGACCAAGACCATTTTGCTGTCGACGCACATCCTGCAAGAAGTCGAGGCGATGGCCAGCCGTGTGCTGTTCATCGCGCGCGGCCGGATTCGGTTCGACGGAACCACGTCCGAGCTCACCGCCAGCGGGACCCGGCTCGAAGAACAGTTTTACGCCCTCAGCGAAGGGGGGAAGGAATAG